A DNA window from candidate division KSB1 bacterium contains the following coding sequences:
- a CDS encoding inosine/xanthosine triphosphatase — MNEQIIRVAIGSLRPSKVEAARVVMTKVMGFLGYRPESISYIAREVESGVSSMPLSVHEIRRGACNRAMEARRLVEAESGPVDFAVGLEGGFSF; from the coding sequence ATGAACGAACAAATTATTCGTGTCGCCATCGGTTCGCTGCGGCCGTCGAAAGTTGAAGCGGCGCGCGTGGTCATGACCAAAGTGATGGGATTTTTGGGCTACCGTCCGGAGTCGATCAGCTACATCGCGCGGGAGGTGGAAAGCGGGGTTTCGTCCATGCCGTTATCCGTTCACGAAATCCGCCGCGGCGCGTGCAATCGCGCGATGGAGGCGCGCCGGCTGGTGGAAGCGGAATCCGGGCCGGTGGATTTCGCGGTCGGCCTGGAAGGCGGTTTTTCATTTTGA
- a CDS encoding inosine/xanthosine triphosphatase — translation MSAEDREHIHLQTWAFVHHNGAGYYGSSMSMPVPMAVAREVLENKKELGEVIDLFANRQKVRDQDGAFGVFSLGLLTRQQALELALLGALAPFYHKNLYQTA, via the coding sequence TTGAGCGCGGAAGACCGGGAGCATATTCATTTGCAAACCTGGGCGTTCGTGCACCATAACGGCGCGGGTTATTATGGCAGCTCAATGAGCATGCCGGTGCCCATGGCCGTCGCGCGCGAAGTGTTGGAGAACAAAAAAGAACTGGGCGAGGTCATCGACCTGTTCGCCAACCGTCAAAAAGTGCGCGATCAAGACGGCGCGTTTGGCGTCTTCAGCCTCGGCTTGCTCACGCGGCAGCAGGCGCTGGAGTTGGCGCTGCTTGGCGCGCTGGCGCCCTTTTATCACAAAAATCTTTATCAAACCGCATGA
- a CDS encoding 5'-deoxyadenosine deaminase has product MAIILFKNALLVTMNPRREVFRGDLLVRDDRIARITKTPEANHHEKFDRIIDASRWVILPGFVQTHLHLCQTLFRNQAEDLPLLDWLQEKIWPFEAAHDEASMRAAARLGIAELLAGGTTAILDMGSVHHYDVVFDELQKFGMRAVGGKCLMDRGEHVPPGLLETTRNALGESERLVKTWQGAANGRLRYALAPRFALSCSEALLREVSEMARALGCMIHTHAAETVAEEEILLKEKKLRSVGFLREMGIAGPHCCFAHGVQVSENEISLLAQDRTAIAHCPGSNAKLASGVAPIMKMQQAGVRVGLGADGAPCNNRLDIFAEMRLAGLLQKLRYGAKALPAPTIVEMATIGGAACLNWDDDIGSLEAGKKADLVAIDLDAPHAHPCNDHNIYAQLVYAAKSSDVRLTMIDGKICYENGEITGVDTAEILFHVKTEWDKLLQRVEHRV; this is encoded by the coding sequence ATGGCCATTATTCTATTCAAAAACGCTCTGCTCGTAACCATGAACCCGCGCCGCGAGGTTTTTCGCGGCGATTTGCTGGTGCGCGATGATCGCATTGCAAGAATCACCAAAACGCCGGAAGCGAATCATCATGAAAAATTTGACCGCATCATCGACGCCAGCCGGTGGGTGATTTTGCCGGGGTTCGTTCAAACGCATCTTCATCTTTGCCAAACGCTGTTTCGCAATCAAGCCGAGGATTTGCCGCTGCTGGATTGGCTGCAAGAGAAAATTTGGCCGTTTGAGGCGGCACATGATGAAGCGTCAATGCGGGCAGCGGCGCGCTTGGGCATCGCTGAGCTGCTGGCCGGGGGAACGACGGCGATTTTGGACATGGGCAGCGTGCATCACTATGACGTCGTTTTCGACGAACTGCAAAAATTCGGCATGCGCGCCGTCGGCGGCAAATGCTTGATGGACCGCGGCGAGCATGTGCCGCCGGGTTTGCTCGAAACCACCCGCAACGCCCTGGGCGAAAGCGAGCGGCTGGTCAAAACCTGGCAGGGCGCGGCCAATGGCCGCCTGCGCTATGCCCTGGCGCCGCGTTTTGCGCTCTCGTGCAGCGAAGCTTTGCTGCGAGAAGTGAGTGAAATGGCGCGGGCGCTGGGCTGCATGATTCACACGCACGCGGCGGAAACCGTGGCTGAAGAGGAAATTTTATTAAAAGAGAAAAAGCTTCGCAGCGTCGGGTTTCTGCGGGAAATGGGAATCGCCGGACCGCATTGTTGTTTTGCGCACGGCGTGCAGGTAAGTGAAAATGAGATTTCGCTTTTAGCCCAGGACCGCACCGCGATCGCGCATTGTCCCGGCTCCAACGCCAAGCTGGCAAGCGGTGTTGCACCAATTATGAAAATGCAACAGGCCGGCGTGCGTGTTGGCCTCGGCGCTGACGGCGCGCCGTGCAATAATCGTCTCGATATTTTTGCTGAAATGCGTTTGGCCGGCTTGCTGCAAAAACTGCGTTATGGCGCGAAGGCGCTGCCGGCGCCAACGATTGTCGAAATGGCCACCATCGGCGGCGCGGCCTGTTTGAATTGGGATGACGACATCGGCAGTTTGGAAGCGGGCAAAAAGGCGGATTTGGTCGCGATCGATTTGGATGCGCCTCACGCCCATCCCTGCAACGATCACAACATTTACGCGCAACTGGTTTATGCGGCCAAAAGCAGCGACGTGCGCTTGACGATGATCGACGGAAAAATCTGCTATGAAAACGGCGAAATCACCGGCGTGGACACGGCTGAGATTCTCTTTCACGTCAAAACGGAATGGGACAAACTTTTGCAACGGGTTGAGCATCGTGTATGA
- the ftcD gene encoding glutamate formimidoyltransferase, producing the protein MKKIVECVPNFSEGRDAGIIRQITDQIEAVKDIKLLDVDPGADTNRVVVTFIGSPEAVKEAAFRAAKRASELIDMSKHRGSHARLGALDVCPFVPVSGVTMDECVAIAKEVGRRIGEELHIPVYLYEYAATRPERKNLATIRAGEYEGLPQKLADPNWAPDFGPRTFNPKSGATVVGARDFLIAYNINLNTTDKRYADDIAYALRERGRHKRSGNISPFYYKGELVKFEAGKFPCGPCDFVARSFDELAVHYHEAHGKDLAARYKELGYREGEFVGKEVYDDGKFTHVKAVGWVVEKYRRAQISINLTNYKISPAHLVLEEAREQARQRGIVVTGSEIVGVVPYDAMLESGKFYLRRMQKSTGLPHGDVIETAVQSLGLRDVAEFDIDKKVIGLPVFDGPLVNKKVTDFVDEVSRDTPAPGGGSIAALAGSLGAALAAMVANLSIGKPEFDSNYEELNSLAEKAQTLKDQLLAAVDEDTQAFSAVLEAMRLPKDTPEQQASRREAMQAGYKQATQVPLRTAKLCREALDLCLAAARCGNRQMISDAGVGALMAHAGVKGAVYNVRINLPQIKDNQFADDITAQLSALLQEAQEAGAAVEREVEKALDGL; encoded by the coding sequence ATGAAAAAAATCGTCGAATGTGTTCCCAACTTTTCTGAAGGCCGTGATGCCGGCATCATCAGGCAAATCACCGATCAAATCGAGGCGGTAAAAGATATAAAACTTTTGGACGTCGATCCCGGCGCCGATACCAACCGCGTCGTGGTGACGTTCATCGGCAGCCCCGAAGCCGTGAAAGAAGCTGCTTTTCGCGCCGCCAAGCGCGCCAGCGAGCTGATCGACATGTCCAAACATCGCGGCAGCCACGCCCGCCTCGGGGCGTTGGATGTATGTCCGTTTGTTCCCGTTTCGGGAGTGACAATGGATGAGTGTGTGGCGATAGCCAAAGAAGTGGGCCGGCGCATTGGCGAGGAATTGCACATTCCGGTTTATCTTTACGAATATGCTGCCACGCGTCCGGAGCGGAAAAATCTCGCCACGATTCGCGCCGGCGAGTATGAAGGCTTGCCGCAAAAGCTGGCGGATCCGAATTGGGCGCCGGATTTCGGGCCTCGGACGTTCAACCCCAAAAGCGGCGCCACGGTTGTCGGCGCACGCGATTTTCTCATCGCCTATAACATCAACCTCAACACCACCGATAAACGCTATGCCGACGACATTGCCTATGCCCTGCGCGAACGTGGCCGGCACAAGCGTAGCGGCAATATTTCGCCCTTTTATTATAAAGGAGAACTCGTCAAATTTGAAGCCGGCAAATTTCCCTGCGGTCCGTGCGATTTTGTCGCGCGCAGTTTTGACGAGCTGGCCGTGCATTATCACGAGGCGCACGGCAAAGATCTGGCGGCGCGCTACAAAGAACTCGGCTATCGCGAGGGCGAATTTGTGGGCAAAGAAGTTTATGACGACGGTAAATTCACTCATGTCAAAGCCGTCGGCTGGGTGGTGGAAAAATACCGCCGCGCGCAAATCTCCATCAACTTGACCAACTACAAAATTTCCCCGGCGCATCTCGTGCTCGAAGAAGCGCGCGAGCAGGCGCGGCAGCGCGGCATCGTCGTCACCGGCTCGGAGATCGTCGGCGTCGTGCCCTACGACGCCATGCTCGAATCCGGCAAATTTTATTTGCGCCGGATGCAGAAATCCACCGGCCTTCCCCATGGCGACGTCATCGAAACCGCGGTGCAGTCGCTGGGATTGCGCGACGTGGCGGAATTTGACATTGACAAAAAAGTGATTGGCCTGCCGGTGTTTGATGGCCCCCTGGTGAATAAAAAAGTGACGGATTTCGTTGACGAAGTGTCGCGCGACACACCGGCGCCCGGCGGCGGCTCAATTGCCGCGCTCGCCGGCTCGCTCGGCGCCGCGCTGGCCGCGATGGTGGCGAATCTTTCGATTGGCAAACCCGAATTTGATAGCAACTATGAAGAACTGAATTCATTGGCCGAAAAAGCGCAGACGCTCAAAGATCAGCTGCTCGCGGCGGTCGATGAAGACACGCAAGCGTTCAGCGCCGTGCTCGAAGCCATGCGTTTGCCCAAAGACACGCCGGAGCAGCAAGCGAGCCGCCGTGAAGCGATGCAAGCCGGCTACAAACAGGCCACGCAAGTGCCACTGCGAACGGCGAAATTGTGCCGCGAAGCGCTCGATCTTTGCCTCGCGGCGGCGCGGTGCGGCAATAGGCAAATGATCAGCGACGCCGGCGTCGGCGCGCTGATGGCCCATGCCGGCGTCAAAGGCGCGGTTTATAATGTGCGGATCAATTTGCCGCAGATCAAAGACAACCAATTTGCCGATGACATCACGGCGCAGCTTTCTGCCTTGCTGCAGGAAGCGCAAGAGGCCGGCGCGGCGGTCGAGCGGGAGGTCGAGAAGGCTCTGGACGGGCTGTAA
- a CDS encoding class I SAM-dependent methyltransferase → MSCWRWKAPVYSLARRLPFFRRLLAAEQNNLVKLLQQFPPPTGVHLDLGSGTGDNLAILPGAAKRIAVDAEISMLRRNPASRRVVARAEALPFAAASFDFVSAIGLLEYIDDVEIFFREAKRVLQPNGSFLFTSSPPTWANHVRLVWGEKLYFCSEQKLKDFLQTSGWQILGRTRSWLQNQWLVAPAEIAYR, encoded by the coding sequence ATGAGCTGCTGGCGTTGGAAAGCGCCGGTGTATTCGCTTGCCCGCCGCTTGCCTTTCTTTCGGCGCCTTCTCGCCGCCGAGCAAAACAACCTTGTCAAGCTTTTGCAGCAGTTTCCTCCGCCGACCGGTGTTCATCTCGATCTCGGCAGCGGCACGGGCGATAATTTGGCCATTTTGCCCGGCGCGGCAAAACGAATTGCTGTTGACGCGGAAATTTCGATGCTGCGGCGCAATCCGGCTTCGCGGCGTGTCGTGGCGCGTGCCGAGGCGCTGCCATTTGCCGCCGCGAGCTTTGATTTTGTCTCGGCCATTGGCCTGCTCGAGTATATCGATGATGTTGAAATTTTTTTTCGCGAGGCGAAGCGGGTTTTGCAGCCGAATGGCAGCTTTCTTTTCACCTCCTCACCGCCAACTTGGGCGAATCATGTGCGGCTGGTCTGGGGTGAGAAGCTCTATTTTTGTTCGGAGCAAAAGCTCAAAGATTTTTTGCAAACAAGCGGTTGGCAAATTCTTGGCCGTACACGCAGTTGGCTGCAAAACCAGTGGCTGGTTGCTCCAGCAGAGATAGCGTATCGTTAG
- a CDS encoding SpoIIE family protein phosphatase: MRIQGEKKKSEKFPSLLLRANPGGNPTIDSFHERRRHDERATMFRENGAGAPFLPSENGNGHAPARQHELRMPRPIADSSDEGTAIFPYIPRKRQERNGLLIDYLYLPAPDAAGDQVDFFILGENRVGVLLADVAGDIDHDNVPIIKTALRSNSAGLSTAATLRHLDQRLAEVCANGCAITAVYSIFDQNKRLLHFASAGHLPMLIYRPTSGKVYLLNASGSPFGASVNTNLPANGFWDSASEAGAAINGPSVLKSERVALRQNDLLVLYSDGLLAARNASGEVWGRQRLLEFVRTFGELNPTDFLVELKQTLEKFSDGRAAADDITVVVLKNILRDLDKPHPEACGCELESRFLTANEEQALLTILRENSDIEVTEILARLASSEYAYLSREQIETHLAQLRPWLQPWRGRHGRSGSKTASVAAELNKNGVAESAASSKKQFHENLLAAFPLRQLLEKRYEFRGSSPEMAQALRFYDNGDYEQALEAFLRLRTVIRNSAPMHCFFGNLYLLLKNPAKAQHEFVAALQLDPHCVHALLSLGYIALLSEDYSAAIDSLTTALRLNKNLQPFDQFAEKLIAAVERLGNRYEWIV; encoded by the coding sequence ATGCGTATACAGGGCGAGAAAAAAAAATCAGAGAAATTTCCGTCGCTGCTTCTGCGGGCGAATCCGGGCGGCAATCCCACCATTGATTCGTTCCACGAGAGGAGGCGACATGATGAGCGTGCCACTATGTTTCGTGAGAATGGCGCCGGTGCGCCTTTTTTGCCTTCGGAAAACGGAAATGGCCATGCGCCAGCCAGGCAGCACGAGTTGAGAATGCCGCGCCCAATCGCGGACAGTTCGGACGAAGGCACGGCGATTTTTCCTTATATTCCTCGCAAGCGTCAGGAGCGCAACGGCTTGCTGATCGATTATCTTTATTTGCCGGCGCCGGACGCCGCCGGCGACCAGGTGGATTTTTTCATTCTGGGCGAAAATCGCGTCGGCGTCTTGCTGGCCGATGTGGCGGGCGATATCGATCACGATAACGTGCCGATTATCAAAACGGCATTGCGTTCGAACAGCGCCGGCCTTTCAACGGCGGCGACATTGCGGCACCTTGACCAGCGCTTGGCGGAAGTATGCGCCAATGGCTGCGCCATCACTGCCGTGTATTCGATTTTCGATCAGAATAAGCGCTTGCTGCATTTCGCCAGCGCCGGCCATTTGCCGATGTTGATTTACCGCCCAACCTCCGGTAAAGTTTATTTGTTGAATGCCTCCGGTTCCCCGTTTGGCGCGTCGGTGAACACCAATCTCCCAGCCAACGGCTTCTGGGATTCCGCCTCGGAAGCCGGCGCAGCGATAAACGGCCCCAGCGTGTTGAAAAGCGAACGCGTGGCGCTGCGGCAAAATGACTTGCTGGTTTTGTACAGCGATGGTTTGCTGGCCGCGCGCAATGCCTCGGGCGAGGTGTGGGGCCGGCAGCGCCTGCTCGAATTTGTGCGCACCTTCGGCGAGCTGAACCCGACGGATTTTTTGGTTGAATTAAAACAAACGCTCGAGAAATTTTCCGACGGTCGAGCAGCGGCGGACGACATCACCGTGGTGGTGCTCAAAAATATTTTGCGCGATTTGGATAAGCCCCATCCGGAAGCCTGCGGTTGTGAGTTGGAGAGCCGCTTCTTGACCGCCAATGAAGAACAAGCCTTGTTGACAATTTTGCGTGAAAATTCCGACATCGAAGTGACGGAAATTCTCGCCCGTCTCGCGAGCAGTGAGTATGCCTATTTGAGCCGGGAACAAATTGAAACGCATCTGGCGCAATTGCGGCCCTGGCTGCAACCGTGGCGCGGTCGCCATGGCAGGAGCGGCAGCAAAACCGCCTCGGTCGCGGCAGAGCTTAACAAAAACGGGGTGGCGGAAAGCGCGGCGTCGTCGAAAAAACAATTTCATGAAAATTTGCTTGCGGCGTTTCCGCTTCGCCAGCTTCTCGAAAAACGCTACGAATTTCGCGGCAGCTCGCCGGAAATGGCGCAAGCGCTGCGTTTTTATGACAATGGTGACTATGAACAGGCTTTGGAAGCCTTCTTGCGCTTGCGCACGGTCATCCGCAACTCCGCGCCGATGCATTGCTTTTTTGGCAATCTTTATCTCTTGTTGAAAAACCCGGCGAAAGCGCAGCACGAGTTTGTGGCGGCCTTGCAGCTCGACCCGCACTGCGTGCATGCGCTGTTGTCGTTGGGTTACATTGCGCTTTTAAGCGAAGATTATTCCGCCGCGATTGACTCTCTCACCACCGCGCTGCGGCTCAACAAAAACCTCCAACCCTTCGATCAGTTTGCCGAAAAACTGATCGCCGCGGTTGAACGGTTGGGAAATCGTTATGAGTGGATTGTGTAA
- a CDS encoding DEAD/DEAH box helicase — MENLTTYLPKVGEKVRVKGREDLGIGEVLRVSDTFGIEQADIVFEGPDARRLESFPVERLEAAPDFWERLRHRHFDPAIDFLLKQLAFQLPLQNTGGQLSNSRTHLLPHQILLTRDVVSSNHRRYLIADEVGLGKTIEAGMILRELQSRGEADRILIITPAGLIKNWQNELRDAFRLHFEILGIDFMDHASASWEMHKKVIASIDALKRPQRMERLLGGPRWEVIVIDEAHHLSRLRYGNKIQATQNYRLAERLRSHTRDLLFLSATPHQGNTFQFWSLIQLLDDSLFDSEDAMLEHRGLLNRVMIRRTKREVTDRHGNPIFMRRQVHTQPFPLAARERMFYERLTEYLREGYRAAGLGNSKTTSEQRAIGFVMTTFQKIMSSSVRAIRQALRRRLLVLLIRHQLDLENRRRKQSNDPQLAQEIFRLQDEMKILAAELLGITNSPNHQAEIEAYIFQTRQKVSKKLTPLDESTEWSLDADEEGEEGIYAGADIPNEAQKVRELLQIVPDGRDRKFETLVRAIDEIREKHPHERFIIFTQYVETLLFLKEELGRIYGEHKIATIRGGPLEDKIEAADRFWQEEGAQFLICTSAGGEGINLHVGHILFNYDLPWNPMAVEQRIGRIHRYGQKETAQVYNLVAEDTVEEKIYQLLEAKLIEIAQQIGKIDPATGEPREDFRMEILGFLGSSPNYLELYKHALVDKDYQRTEREIAEAIAQARQASEALLTLTQDLRSFDLQEYLNIEGKFDLNDLRRVVEAVVLRLGGAILPRGEFFQVETPKALQKYPNVLPKYELVAFDREAAMRKRNAELFGIGHPFVDALFQHLQQATFSGDVALLPRLKHEPEPYVVVTSMLTIDLEDGSRHHEIKTLRFNQSGDVQVLPDDWMLNRLEQREGNPLPTDNVVSHFDWNVIRGAYESAIRAILTQTKIALEKPINVRVRLLGVAWAI; from the coding sequence ATGGAAAATCTGACAACCTATTTACCAAAGGTGGGCGAAAAAGTCCGGGTCAAAGGCCGTGAAGATCTCGGCATCGGTGAGGTGTTGCGAGTAAGCGATACCTTTGGCATTGAACAAGCTGATATTGTTTTCGAAGGGCCCGACGCCAGGCGCTTGGAAAGTTTTCCAGTGGAGCGCCTGGAGGCGGCGCCGGACTTTTGGGAACGCCTGCGGCACCGTCACTTCGATCCTGCGATCGACTTTCTTTTGAAGCAACTTGCCTTCCAGTTGCCCCTGCAAAACACCGGCGGTCAGCTTTCCAACAGCCGCACGCATCTTTTGCCGCATCAAATTCTCCTGACCCGCGACGTGGTATCTTCCAACCACCGGCGATATTTGATTGCCGATGAGGTCGGCCTCGGCAAGACTATCGAGGCCGGAATGATCTTGCGCGAGCTCCAGAGCCGCGGAGAAGCCGATCGCATCCTCATTATCACGCCGGCGGGCTTGATCAAAAACTGGCAGAACGAGCTGCGGGATGCCTTCCGGCTGCACTTTGAGATTTTGGGGATCGACTTCATGGATCACGCCAGCGCCTCGTGGGAAATGCACAAGAAAGTGATCGCTTCCATCGATGCGCTCAAGCGCCCTCAACGAATGGAGCGACTGCTTGGCGGCCCGCGCTGGGAGGTGATTGTCATCGACGAAGCGCATCATTTGAGCCGGCTGCGTTATGGGAACAAAATCCAGGCAACGCAGAACTATCGCCTGGCCGAGAGACTGCGGTCCCACACGCGTGATTTGCTGTTCCTCTCGGCCACGCCGCATCAAGGGAACACCTTTCAGTTTTGGTCGCTCATCCAGCTTTTGGACGATTCGCTGTTTGATTCGGAAGATGCCATGCTCGAGCATCGTGGCTTGCTGAACCGCGTGATGATCCGGCGCACGAAACGGGAAGTAACGGATCGGCATGGCAATCCGATCTTCATGCGGCGCCAGGTTCATACGCAACCCTTTCCGCTGGCGGCGCGCGAAAGGATGTTTTATGAACGGCTCACCGAGTATTTGCGCGAGGGCTACAGGGCCGCGGGTTTGGGAAATTCGAAGACCACCTCGGAGCAACGCGCCATCGGATTCGTCATGACGACTTTCCAGAAGATCATGTCTTCCAGCGTGCGCGCGATTCGCCAAGCCCTGCGCCGCCGCTTGCTGGTCTTGCTCATCCGCCATCAGCTCGATCTGGAAAACCGCCGGCGCAAACAGTCCAATGACCCGCAGCTCGCCCAGGAAATTTTTCGTTTACAAGATGAGATGAAAATCCTGGCTGCGGAGCTGCTCGGCATAACCAATTCGCCCAATCACCAGGCCGAAATAGAAGCCTACATTTTTCAAACCAGGCAAAAAGTGAGCAAAAAGCTCACTCCGCTTGATGAAAGCACGGAGTGGTCCTTGGACGCCGATGAAGAAGGCGAAGAAGGAATTTATGCCGGCGCCGACATTCCGAACGAGGCGCAAAAAGTGCGTGAGCTGCTGCAGATCGTGCCGGACGGTCGCGATCGCAAGTTCGAGACGCTGGTTCGTGCGATTGACGAGATACGCGAGAAACACCCTCACGAGAGATTCATCATTTTCACGCAATACGTCGAGACCCTGCTGTTTCTGAAAGAGGAATTGGGCAGGATATACGGCGAGCACAAGATTGCAACCATTCGCGGCGGACCGCTGGAAGATAAAATTGAGGCAGCAGATCGTTTCTGGCAGGAAGAGGGCGCGCAGTTTTTGATTTGCACTTCCGCCGGCGGCGAGGGGATCAATCTGCATGTCGGCCATATTCTCTTCAACTATGATCTGCCCTGGAACCCGATGGCGGTGGAGCAGCGCATCGGACGCATTCATCGCTACGGTCAGAAAGAGACGGCGCAAGTGTACAATCTGGTCGCCGAAGACACGGTTGAAGAAAAAATTTATCAATTGCTCGAAGCCAAGCTCATCGAGATTGCGCAACAAATTGGCAAGATCGATCCAGCGACCGGAGAGCCGCGGGAAGATTTTCGCATGGAGATACTCGGTTTTCTCGGCTCCTCGCCGAACTATCTCGAGTTGTACAAACACGCGCTGGTGGATAAAGACTATCAGCGCACCGAACGTGAAATTGCCGAGGCCATCGCGCAAGCACGCCAGGCGAGCGAGGCGCTTTTGACGTTGACGCAAGACCTGCGGTCGTTTGATTTGCAGGAATATCTCAATATTGAAGGGAAGTTTGACTTGAACGATTTGCGGCGGGTTGTCGAGGCGGTGGTTTTGCGCCTTGGCGGCGCCATCCTGCCGCGCGGAGAGTTCTTCCAAGTGGAAACACCCAAAGCGCTGCAGAAGTATCCGAACGTATTGCCCAAGTATGAGCTGGTGGCATTCGATCGCGAAGCCGCCATGCGCAAACGCAACGCCGAGTTGTTTGGCATCGGCCATCCGTTTGTCGATGCCCTGTTTCAACATTTGCAGCAGGCTACATTTTCCGGAGACGTCGCACTTTTGCCGCGACTAAAGCACGAGCCGGAGCCGTACGTTGTTGTGACCAGCATGCTAACCATTGATTTGGAGGACGGCAGCAGACATCACGAAATCAAAACGCTGCGTTTCAACCAATCCGGTGATGTTCAGGTTTTGCCAGATGATTGGATGCTCAACCGGCTGGAGCAGCGGGAGGGCAATCCACTGCCGACAGACAACGTGGTGAGCCATTTCGACTGGAATGTGATTCGCGGCGCGTATGAAAGCGCCATCCGGGCGATATTGACTCAAACCAAGATCGCCCTGGAAAAACCGATCAACGTCCGAGTGAGATTGTTGGGGGTGGCGTGGGCGATATGA